A segment of the Penaeus monodon isolate SGIC_2016 unplaced genomic scaffold, NSTDA_Pmon_1 PmonScaffold_20849, whole genome shotgun sequence genome:
CAATTTTCCACTCTTATATTCTCCTTGATCTTTCCACTTACTTTAAATGAAGTTCTTGTAATTTCATATAGATTGAAGCCATTCACATATTCAGAATTTTTGGAACaacaattttccaaaattttgtacTTAAAAGACAATTCTTTCAATTTTCTACAATCTAAattaaattcacacaaaaaaattctGTCCATGAACAGACTATTTAACAGTCATAATAGCTTTTGCGAATCCTGAGAAATGCAATCAGACCTTTGGTGAGGAAAGCAAAATCTATGAATACTAAAAgcagtttttaaatatttgtaaaatatatcaaatcaatccaatttgatattttcattaaaaaggtaaagaacaTCATTTCCAAGCAAAATGAAAGAATTATACTAATGGAGCTTTTTACACATCTGTCCACATCACACACGTCCAAATACAGGGGTAAAGAgaataaagcaaaatataaaaatcaattcatgagtttttattagtatatgtcATCTTTGTACTTTTTCTCCATGGTTTGTCTATAGAAATTGAAGACATCTTTCGCTGCAATCTGACACTTACTAAGGCAGGACTGGAATGTTTCTTCATTCAAACGACCTTCCTGATGGGCTGACAAGACCTTGAGACCCAAACCTTCAAAAACAAATGTGGCAACTGCTACACTCTCCTGGAAATAGAGGTAGATATCCTTCATCAGACTATTAATGTTTGTATGTCAGTTACTAGTCACTGTTTCATATATCTAAAACTAGGAGAAGTAATGCCATGAATTATCTTTAACcaccctaaaaaaagaagaaaaaataataaacagatgtAATACTATAATTAGTGAGTTTTACAGGAAACCATCCAAGCTATTCTTGTTCttcaaacaaaattataacactaaaaaataaaagaaattaattataacATCAATTGGTCATTAAATAGTTTTACACCTAACAACTtccatttacttttaaaaacatttttcatatttctaataCTTGACAGAAATTACCTTAATCTCAGCTTCTGTGGGTTCAATCTTTATGATGTCATCTCCTGTAATACAGCATGTGACTGCAGCAAAGGTGTTATTCATCTGAATAGCTGCATCCATTAGAGCCATACAAGCAGCATTCACACTTGTTGAGAGAGCCTAACcagaacatataaaaatattaatatcacccTTTGTCAGGTGCATACTTATAGTGGAAAATAATGTCTTTTCTTGCAAATACCAAGGAGGCTGTTTATTCATGTATGACACATTCTCTACTAATATGGAAAAGAAACTTACAAGTCCATCTGACTGCATCTCTTGGATAGTAACATTGATTGCTGTTCTTGGGTGTAAATGAACAAGAACAACTTGTTCTATAGTCCTTGCAATAACAGCTTCCAATGCTCTTTCTCCTAtcactgtaaatatatttttaagtaagCCAGATGTACTTTACCATTAATGCTGCACAATATCTTTGTTGAGAAACATTAGCAATTTACTTTAATACACCACATAAATTTCATTAATGCAAGAAATTaattagagatggagagagaggagaagctgaGGTTGAGATAGAAGCATAGCCTAAACACAACCACAGGCAGAGACACAAATAAAAGGTAGAGGTGCTGGCAAATGAACTTACTTGACAGTATTTGAGAAACAAACTTTTCCTTAGACTTTTGCTTAAACTGCAAAATTAAACCTAAATCTAGGAGAAAAGACTGGAATCCTAAAAGAAATGGACTACAACTCACAAACTAATAGAAGACTTTGTGAAACTTACTTGGAGACACAAAGACGGCAGAAACCACCCATGACAGACAGCACAACAATAGGGCAAGATAACCATATAGTACtaattatgttatgtattacATACACTGTTTTCTATGACCCGTTATATGTATGCCCTAGCAGTGATGTAGTAAACCCTTCTGGCTGAGCAACAAAAAAATTAGATGCAGAAGAGACTATCTCTACAAACACTACAATAATTGGGTTTAACTAAGACTTCGTGATTCCTTCGTTGGCAAACAAGGATGGGAGATAATGAAGCGCATATCTTATGATTACAGGTGAGATATGGAGTGATGTTATACTGTTTGGGGGACAGATTAGAACATCCCCAACAAATTAACTTaacaggagaatcagaaactgCAAATTTTAATGCAATGCTGCTGGGAAAGTCCTatgctcatctctttctctctctctctctctctctctctctctctctctctctctctctctctctctctctctctctctctctccttcttcttcttcttcttcttcttcttcttcttcttcttcttcttcttcttcttcttcttcttcttcttcttcttcttcttcttcttttttttttttggtgaaatgtCTCTACGATAGATGGTCTTTTtccaaaggagtcaattagtagatcttgtgaccttgcCTGATTTCACCTTCCCTTAAATtggtagttcttttttttttctttctttactaatGCTacgaatatcgatggtgttacttttattaaagacattataattactatataggccgccgtggccgagtggttagagcatcggactcaagactgtcacgatggcaatctgagttcgagggttcgagtcaacggccggcacgttgttcccttgggcaaggaacttcacctcgattgcctacctagccactgggtggcc
Coding sequences within it:
- the LOC119570017 gene encoding exosome complex component RRP46-like; the encoded protein is MGGFCRLCVSNTSGLLKNIFTVIGERALEAVIARTIEQVVLVHLHPRTAINVTIQEMQSDGLALSTSVNAACMALMDAAIQMNNTFAAVTCCITGDDIIKIEPTEAEIKESVAVATFVFEGLGLKVLSAHQEGRLNEETFQSCLSKCQIAAKDVFNFYRQTMEKKYKDDIY